ACTCGAGCCCTCGAGTGTCTGGGCGGTTCCGAACCATCACACGTATCCCCGTCGGCCTCTTTCAGTTCACCAACCGCTATCGACGCACCATGAGTATCACAGAACACGAACTCAAGATCAAACTCGAGGACATCGAGGACCCTGATATCGGCGAGGACATCATCTCGCTCGGCTTGGTCAACGACGTCACGATCGACGACGAGACAGCCCGTATTTCACTCGCGTTCAACGCCCCGTATGCCCCCTCCGAGATGGAACTGGGCAATCAAATCCGGGAACTCTGTGATGAGGTTGGCCTCGAGGCCGACCTGCGAGCCCACGTCGGGCAGGAACACGGCTTCGACGACGAGGTGCTCCCGCGCGTCCGAAACGTCATCGCAGTCGCCTCCGGGAAAGGTGGCGTCGGGAAGACGACCGTCGCAGCGAATCTCGCCGCCGGCCTCGAGAAACGCGGCGCGATGGTCGGCCTACTGGATGCCGACATCCACGGCCCGAACGTGCCGAAGATTCTACCAGTCGAAAGTGATCCTGGTGTGACGCCGAACGAAGATATCGTCCCGCCGCGCTCGGATGGCGTCCGAATCATCAGTATGGGCTTCATGATGGAAGAAGATGACGACCCCGCAATCTTGCGTGGGCCGATGGTCAACAAGTTCATGATGAAGTTCTTGGACGGCGTCGAGTGGGGTCGTCTCGATTATCTTATTGTCGACCTCCCGCCGGGGACCGGCGATGCAACCTTGAACCTCCTGCAGTCGATGCCAGTCACCGGAGCCGTCGTCGTCACGACGCCCCAGGAGATGGCGCTCGAGGATACCCGAAAGGGGATTCAGATGTTCAACAAGCACGACACGCCCGTACTGGGCGTCGTCGAGAACATGAGTTCGTTCGTCTGTCCGTCCTGTGGCGACCAACATGGCCTGTTCGGGACCGAAGGTGCAGATACGATCGTCGACAACTACGACGTCCCACTGCTCGGACGCATCCCGATTCACCCCGACTTTGGTGCCGACGGTAGCAAGGGCCCAATCGTCAAAGACGACGACAGCCCGGTCCAAGAACACGTCGAGGACGTTGTCGCCGAGGCCTCCGACCGCATCGGCGAGGCAAACCGCCGCACGGTCAACGAACACACCTCGGATACGCCCGATAACACGCTTCCGACCGAGACTGAAGACTGATTCGGTCGTTTCTGTTTCGCTGCCTGCTATTCCTCGTGCCAATCCTGCGAGCAGTAGCAGTTACTCGAGATACTCGAGGTCACCGAACCGTTCACGGTTCATCGTCGTGACGACGAACCGTTTCACCGTCTCGATCAGTTCGGCTTCCGTTTCGTACGTTTCGATGCGAAGGTCCCAGCGCGTTCGTGCTGACCGAATCATTTCACTGGTTACATCCGATTCGTGGACGAATACGATCCTGTCACCGTGGGTCTCCGCAAGGTTCTCGAGGACGCTACCTGCTTCTTCGCCAATGCCGAAATTGTGACCTAAAAACGGAACGATGAACACGGTCGCATTTGCACAGCGACTGTATTCGATACTCTGTGTTACTGCATCCACTGCGTCCGTGTCGATATCGATATCAACTGCGAGAAACGCGTTAATTCCTGGATCTGTTCGAAGATCGCCTTGTACTCGCCGAAGTAGGGCTTTCGCCTCGTCAATTTCGCCTTTGTTTTGGAATAATTTCCTGAACGGTCCCGGGAGTTCGTTGATCTCCACGTCGTTTAGTTCGTCGTTGTTGAACACGTAGTTTAGGTTGAACGATTTGTACGGCCCCATCAGATAGAGTAGAAAACGGTCGTAGGCTACATCGCCGAGTCGGTCCGCGATGTGATCACGTGTAATTTCCTGCGCCATGATTACAACAATATATCAATAGTATATAAAAGAGGGCCTTTTCGAAAAATCCTGGCTTGAGAAAGACTAAAAGGAGAAACCGCGTAGTACCGAATACAATGGGGACGAAAAACACGCGGATCGCCGACAACCCGGACGATCCGGCTGATCTCCTTCCCGAAGAGAGCGTCCTCTCTCTGGATGACTATCTCGAGATGCAGGCTGCAGTCGGTGATCGAACCCGGTTCGAGATCGTTTACCGACTCACACACTCTGGTGATCTCACACCCACCGAACTCGACGATGTGATGGATATCGACGACAGCACGCTCCATTACCACCTCAACAAACTACGGGACGTTGGCCTGATCGAGAAACGCGTCCAAACGGAACGCGACAGCGATGGCCTCTACGCCTACTATCGTGCGACAGTCCTCGGTGAGGTCATCCTCGAGAACGGTGTCGAGGAACTCCTTCGCCGCGAGTGGGACTTCAGTGAGGCGTACGATAGCACCAGTAACTGATCAGACGCGGGCGACTACTCGGCCGGCGGGGGTGTCGGTTCGTCTTCGAGCAGCGACGCGATGTACTTGTCGACGTGGTCGTCCATCCGTCGCTTGTAGCCCGCCTGCCGGGCGAGTCGGTCCAGTTCGCGGGCGACGAGACTGCCGTACTGCACTGCCTTTTTGTCCCGCATCGCAACCGTCTCAGGGAGGTACTGCGCGGCAACCTGTCGGAAGCCCCGTTTTCGCATCTCCTCGTCGGCCAACAGCTCGTTCGGCAGTCGGAGCGCCGCGTCAACGACGGCGTCGTGAAGCAGGGGTGCAACCGGCTCGAGGCCGGCGGCCCGAATCGACAGCACGTCGCGGGGCAGTTGCTCGGAGAGACTCCGAATCTGCTCGCGGACCGCGCCGCGGGTGGTTTCGGCGTCGACGCGGTGGTCGAGCCGGACGACCTTTTCGTAGCCCCCAAAGAGTTCATCAGCACCCTGTCCGACCGCGAGCGCGTCGAAGCCGTCGGCGGCGACGCGTTCGCCGACGAGATACAGCGGGAGGGCGATCTGGACGTCCATCGCGTTCGTCCGCCCCGTCGCGCGGACGATTTCGGGCACCGCACGCTCGAGGTCTGCCGGCTCGAGGTCGACGACGGTAAGGTCCCTGCCCATCGCCTCGGCGGCGGTGTGGGCGGCCTCGATGTCGTGACTGTCGGGGAAGCCAACGACGTAGAGTGGCGCATCAAGGAGTTCGGCGACGAGCGCGGAGTCGACGCCGCCCGAAAAGGCAACGGCGATGTCGCGCTCTGGGGCCGTCGCGTCGCTGTGTGCGGTTTGAATCGCTGACTCGAGTGCCTCGAGGGCGGCTGCCTGATCGGATTCTGGTTCGGGTTCGGGGAGTGTCCAGTGGCGCTCGAGAGTGGTTGTGTCAACAGGCAAGTGCGGATCGTCTGCGTCCAGGGCAGCCCCTGCTGGAACCGGGACGGGGTCGTCGAGTGAAGCGGGTTCGAACGCCCACTGCAGGACGTCCGTTTCGCCGGCCTCGAGAAACAGTGGTTCGCGCCCGAGGACATCGCGGACAAGTCGTCCGTCAAGTTCGCCTGCAAAGCCAGTGGTGCCGGGCAGTGGGTCCGTTCGCTCGAGGGCGTCACGGACAGTCTCTGTATTGGCACCGCGTAACGTCATTGCCATAGCCCCGGCACGCTGTTTCGTACCCGTCGGGTGACGCCACCAGCGA
The Natronolimnobius sp. AArcel1 genome window above contains:
- a CDS encoding asparagine synthase-related protein, which translates into the protein MTLRGANTETVRDALERTDPLPGTTGFAGELDGRLVRDVLGREPLFLEAGETDVLQWAFEPASLDDPVPVPAGAALDADDPHLPVDTTTLERHWTLPEPEPESDQAAALEALESAIQTAHSDATAPERDIAVAFSGGVDSALVAELLDAPLYVVGFPDSHDIEAAHTAAEAMGRDLTVVDLEPADLERAVPEIVRATGRTNAMDVQIALPLYLVGERVAADGFDALAVGQGADELFGGYEKVVRLDHRVDAETTRGAVREQIRSLSEQLPRDVLSIRAAGLEPVAPLLHDAVVDAALRLPNELLADEEMRKRGFRQVAAQYLPETVAMRDKKAVQYGSLVARELDRLARQAGYKRRMDDHVDKYIASLLEDEPTPPPAE
- a CDS encoding winged helix-turn-helix domain-containing protein gives rise to the protein MGTKNTRIADNPDDPADLLPEESVLSLDDYLEMQAAVGDRTRFEIVYRLTHSGDLTPTELDDVMDIDDSTLHYHLNKLRDVGLIEKRVQTERDSDGLYAYYRATVLGEVILENGVEELLRREWDFSEAYDSTSN
- a CDS encoding P-loop NTPase, with translation MSITEHELKIKLEDIEDPDIGEDIISLGLVNDVTIDDETARISLAFNAPYAPSEMELGNQIRELCDEVGLEADLRAHVGQEHGFDDEVLPRVRNVIAVASGKGGVGKTTVAANLAAGLEKRGAMVGLLDADIHGPNVPKILPVESDPGVTPNEDIVPPRSDGVRIISMGFMMEEDDDPAILRGPMVNKFMMKFLDGVEWGRLDYLIVDLPPGTGDATLNLLQSMPVTGAVVVTTPQEMALEDTRKGIQMFNKHDTPVLGVVENMSSFVCPSCGDQHGLFGTEGADTIVDNYDVPLLGRIPIHPDFGADGSKGPIVKDDDSPVQEHVEDVVAEASDRIGEANRRTVNEHTSDTPDNTLPTETED